In the genome of Bradyrhizobium ottawaense, the window TCCCGGACATGGCGAGCGCGTAAGCGCCGCCTGATCCAAACACAGCTTTCTACAGAGATCGTCATGCCCGGGCTTGTCCCGGGCATTTGGCGTTACCGTCGTTCCGGGGCGCACGAAGGGGCGAACTATGGTGCGCGATTGCGCACCTGAGAACCTCGAGATTCCGGGTTCAGTGCTGCGCACTGCCCCGGAATGACGGAGCTAGAAAATCACCACTTCAGTTCGCGCATCAGCGCCTTCGGCGGGTGGCCGAACAATTCCATCACCGATGCCGGGTCGAGCTGGTCGAGACCCTCGAACTCCTCGGCATGGATGCCGCGGGTCACGAACAGGCAGTCGATGCCGAATTCGCGCGCGCCGGTTAAGTCGGTGCGGACGGAATCGCCGATCGCCAGCACTTTCTTCCGGTCGATCGGGTGGCCCTGGCGTTCGCCGGCGAGTGCCATCGCGCGCTCGTAGATCGGACGGTGCGGCTTGCCGTAGAAGATCACCTCGCCGCCGAGCTCGCGATAGAGCTCCGCGATGGCGCCGGCGCAATAGATCAGCCGGTCGCCGCGTTCCACCACGATGTCGGGGTTGGCGCAGACCAGCGTCAGCTTGCGCTCGCGCGCCTTCAGCATCATGCCGCGATAGTCTTCCGCCGTTTCGGTCTCGTCGTCATAGAGGCCGGTGCAGACGATGTAGTCGGCTTCCTCCAGCGGCGCGGTTTTCGCATCGAGGCCGCGATAGATCGAGTTGTCGCGCTCGGGGCCGAGCCAGAACATCTTGCGGCCGGGATGCTCGGCGACATAGAGCCGGGTCAGGTCGCCCGAAGACACGATCGCGTCATAGGTCTCGTCGGCGACGCCGAGCTTGCGCAATTGCCGCTGCACGCTATCGGCCGGGCGCGGTGCGTTGGTGATCAGGATCACCGTACCCCCGCGGCTGCGATAAGT includes:
- a CDS encoding TIGR01459 family HAD-type hydrolase, which translates into the protein MTTLHFAESLRELVGGVDVVLSDIWGVVHNGLESFPEACEALHTYRSRGGTVILITNAPRPADSVQRQLRKLGVADETYDAIVSSGDLTRLYVAEHPGRKMFWLGPERDNSIYRGLDAKTAPLEEADYIVCTGLYDDETETAEDYRGMMLKARERKLTLVCANPDIVVERGDRLIYCAGAIAELYRELGGEVIFYGKPHRPIYERAMALAGERQGHPIDRKKVLAIGDSVRTDLTGAREFGIDCLFVTRGIHAEEFEGLDQLDPASVMELFGHPPKALMRELKW